One genomic segment of Garra rufa chromosome 13, GarRuf1.0, whole genome shotgun sequence includes these proteins:
- the LOC141283104 gene encoding thyroxine 5-deiodinase-like — protein MGMEMLHGSAGVQTVKALKNAAVCLMLLPRFLLAAVMLWLLDFLCIRKKVLTTMRESDLSSPDDPPLCVSDSNKMFTLESLRAVWYGQKLDFFKTAHLGGAAPNTEVVPLDGSEPRRGAQRILDYARGRRPLILNFGSCSUPPFMTRLSAFQRVARQYADIADSLLVYIEEAHPSDGWVSSDAPYQIPRHRCLEDRLRAAQLMNQEVPGSAVVVDTMENSSNSAYGAYFERLYILKDEKVVYQGGRGPEGYRISELRDWLERYRNDLEASKAATVVHV, from the coding sequence ATGGGGATGGAGATGCTGCATGGATCCGCAGGTGTCCAAACGGTGAAGGCGCTGAAAAACGCCGCCGTGTGCCTGATGCTGCTGCCGCGCTTCCTGCTGGCGGCCGTGATGCTGTGGCTCCTGGATTTCCTGTGCATACGGAAGAAGGTGCTCACGACGATGCGGGAGAGCGACCTGAGCAGCCCCGACGACCCGCCGCTCTGCGTGTCCGACTCCAACAAGATGTTCACGCTCGAGTCGCTGCGCGCCGTGTGGTACGGCCAGAAGCTGGACTTCTTCAAGACGGCGCATCTGGGCGGCGCGGCGCCCAACACCGAGGTGGTCCCGCTGGACGGCAGCGAGCCGCGGAGAGGCGCGCAGCGGATCCTGGACTACGCCCGCGGGAGGAGACCCCTCATCCTGAACTTCGGCAGCTGCTCCTGACCGCCGTTCATGACGCGCCTGTCGGCGTTTCAGCGCGTCGCCCGGCAGTACGCGGACATCGCAGACTCGCTGCTGGTCTACATCGAGGAAGCGCATCCGTCGGACGGCTGGGTGAGTTCCGACGCGCCCTACCAGATCCCCCGGCACCGCTGCCTGGAGGACAGACTCCGCGCCGCGCAGCTCATGAACCAGGAGGTGCCGGGGAGCGCCGTGGTCGTGGACACCATGGAGAACTCGTCCAACTCGGCGTACGGCGCCTATTTCGAGCGCCTCTACATACTGAAGGACGAGAAGGTCGTGTATCAAGGCGGCAGGGGTCCCGAAGGCTACCGGATCTCAGAGCTCAGAGACTGGCTGGAGCGCTACCGGAACGATCTGGAAGCTTCGAAAGCGGCGACGGTGGTTCACGTGTAG